In Rhodopirellula sp. P2, the DNA window AACGACTCTCGGACCGGATGGCGGATGCGAGGAAAGTCGACGTGCTGGCTTCGTTTGTCCAGCCTTCCGGCCTCGCGGTGATCGAAGGTCGGCTGTTCGAAACGTTGCAGCGAGACGCCGCCGTTCGAATCCTGGTCAGCGATTACCTGTACATCTCGCATCCGAAAGCTTTGGCTCGGTTGCTCGCGTGGCAGGACACGGTTGGCGACGACGAAGCCTTGCGTGGCGAGCTGCGGGCGCGGCTGGTGAAACATAAGTCGCTTTCGCGGGGACCAGATTCATTCCATCCCAAGGCGTGGCGAATCATGGATGACCACGGTTCGTTGGTGGCGGTTGGCAGCAGCAACCTGTCGAAGGCCGCATTGGAAACGGGTGTCGAATGGAATCTGATCTGTTCCAGCCGAGGACACGTTGGCGTGCCCGACGATTTCGTCGAGGCGTTTGATGAGCTATGGCAGTCCGCGGAACCGCTGACGGTTGATCTGGTGGAGCAGTATCGGCTGGATGCGAAAGCGTATCGCAAGGAACACTTCGAACCCCAGAGCATCGACCAGACAACGATTCCTGAGCCTCGGCCTTGGCAGGCGGCGGCGCTGGGGTCTCTCGCCAAGCTGCGTGCCGAAGGTTTCGCCAAGGCGTTGATCTCAGTGGCCACCGGGATGGGGAAGACTTGGTTGGCTGCCTTTGATGTGCGGCAAGTCGGGGAGACACTCACACGACGCCCGCGGGTGCTGGTGATTGCACACCGCTCGCACATTTTGTCGCAAGCCGAAGGTGTTCTGTCCCAACTGCTGGACGACGCGTTCGAGGATGGCGATTCGCTGGCGGCGCAAACGTCATGGTATGTCGGCTCCCGTAGTGAACTGGACGGTGAGTTGGTGGTTGCCTCGATTCAAAAACTCGCTCGCCCCGAGGGCCTGAAGCGTCTGGCGAACGAGCGTTTCGACTACGTGATCATCGATGAAGTTCATCACGCAGAAGCACCCACATACCGCCGTGTGCTGGCAAAGCTGGACGCAGATTTCGTGCTGGGTTTGACCGCGACTCCCGAACGCACCGATGGTGTCGATGTGGTCAGCATCTTCGATGACAACTTGGCCTATCACGCCTCCATTGGCACGGGCATCGAAGAGGGAGCGTTGGTTCCGTTCCACTACGTTGGCATTCGAGACACGGTGGACTTCGAACAAGTCCCGTGGCGCAACGGCCGGTTCGATCCCGATGAGCTGGAACAACGCGTCGCGACGAGCGAGCGGATGGAACGATTGTGGCAAGCAATCAACGAGCATCCCGGTGAGCGAACGATTGTCTTTTGTTGCTCTCGGCGTCATGCCAAGTTCGCGCGTGATTGGCTGCGCGCGAAAGGCGTCCGCTCAGCAGCGGTGTTCTCAGGCGGAGGCGGTGACAGCTACGGACAATCGCTGGAACAGTTGCGTGATGGCTCGCTGGAAACCCTGTGCGTGGTCGACATGTTCAACGAGGGGCTGGATGTCCCAGCGGTGGATCGCGTTGTGATGCTGCGGCCCACGGAATCGAAGGTTGTCTTCCTTCAGCAGCTCGGCCGTGGATTGCGAGCCAGCATGGGCAAGACACGGTTGTTGGTGATCGATTTCGTCGGCAACCACCGCTTGTTCGCTCAACGAATGCTGCACCTCTTGTCGCTGGGGAACCACACGGCTCAGTGGGGTGATTTGAGGAATTGGATCCAGGGTTCACCTCCGGAGTTGCCCGAAGGTTGCTTGCTGGATGTTGAACTGGAAGCACAGGATCTGTTGAAACAGTTCCTCCCCACGGGAGCCGCCGCCGGGGTCGAGGCGTATCGCGGGCTGCGTGATGAACTGGGGCGTCGCCCGGCTCCATCGGAATTGGTCACTCGCGGGTACATCCCAGGAACGATCAGTCGCAGTGCAGGCAGCTGGTTTGCTTTCGCGGCTGACGAAGGCGACCTGAATGACGACGAACAGCAAACGCTTGGCTTGTTCGGAAATTGGTTCAAGACGGTGGAGACGACCAACCTGAACAAGTCGTACAAGATGGTGGTGCTTCGCGTGTTGCTGGATCAATCATCGTTCTTTGATCCAGTCGACTTGCCAGAGTTTGCCAAACGCTGCCGGACTCACATGCTGGAACACCCCGTTCTCCGGCAAGACCTGCTGGAGGGCAAGCACGCGATCGATCATCGCCATGCGAGCGACGCGGAGTGGATGACATGGTGGATCAAGTGGCCGATTGATCGATGGCTGGACAACCAAAACGGCTCGCGTTGGTTCAAGCGGACGGGCGACCAAATGCGGTTGGCAATCGATTGCCCGACCGAACTGCGTGGTTCCCTGGAATCCATGACGGAAGAGTTGGTGGAAGGACGTTTGGCTCGGTACATCCAATCGAAACGCTTGGCGGAGTCGCCTGAGTCAACGCATTCGTTCTCGGGAAAGGTTTCTCACGCAAATGGAAAGCCGATTCTTTTCATTCCGACGGTGGAGAAAGAACCGGGGCGACCGGTGGGCCCGACCGAAGTGCAGCTGCCCAGTGGTGATGGGTGGACGTTCAAGTTTGTAAAAGTCGCCTGCAACGTCGCACATCCCCAGGGTGAAAAGAAGAATCGTTTACCGGAACTGCTTCGGCAGTGGTTTGGGGATGACGCGGGGTTGCCGGGCACAGACTTTCGCGTGCATTTCAAACGGCATGAGGGGCATTGGCAGGTGGAGCCGGCCGGCGTCCAAGACGTGGTTGCTGCTGCAACCGAACGCCAAATCACAGAGCCGATTGCAGAACCGGAAAATCCGGAATGGGTGATCGAGCCGTCGGTCAAAGACTCTGCCAAATATGCCAGCCACGTCCCGGCGGTTGACTTGGTTGCCGCGGCCGGAGGCTTCGGGCCGGAAGGTGTTCCCGAAGAGATTGGCTGGATCGAGGTTGCCGACCGCAAGCTATCACGAGGGATGTTCGCCGCACGGGTGATCGGTCACTCCATGGAGCCTCGAATCACCAGTGGAAGCCTGTGTCTGTTTCGTCCCTGCCCAGCCGGTTCGCGGCAGAATCGTTTGGTACTCGTTCAACTGAACACCCATGCCGATCCGGTGGACGGAGGACGCTACACAGTGAAGCGATACCACTCCACCAAACGCGCCGACGAAGACGGTTGGCAGCACCAAGCCATCGAGCTGCAGCCCCTCAACCCCGAGTTTTCGGCAATCCAAATTGACGAGGAATCGGCGACGGACCTTCGGGTGCTGGGGGAATTTGTTGAGATCTTGCACGAATCAAAACCAGATGACGAGAGCCACTGATGACGAAGACAACACTCGTGATCGTTCCGTGCGGCAGCAGCAAGGTTTGGTCAAAGAATCCCTTGGCGGGGCCGACGATCGCTCGCGATGCTTACGTGGGATCGCCGTTCAAGGTCAATCGTCGGTACGCGGAATGTGTCGGCGATCAATGGCTCATCCTCAGTGCGAAGCACGGTTTCATTGCCCCGGACTTCGTCTTGCCAGGCCCCTACGAAGTCACTTTCAAAACAAAGTCGTCAGGGCCGATTGATTTGAACACGCTGTCGCAACAAGCCCTCGACCATGGGTTGGCAAAGTTCCACACCGTGATCGGTTTGGGCGGGAAGGAATATCGCCACGCGATTGAAACCGTGTTCGAAGGGTCGGAAGTGGAACTGCAGTTCCCGTTCGCTGGCCTGCCGATTGGCAAAGCGATGCAGGCGGCCAAGCGGGCGGCTGAGAAAGCGATTGCGGGCACTGGGTGATCCGGCCAGCAGACCGGGGACCGAAGCAGCCCGCCCCCAGCGCCGACGCTGGCTGGCAGACGTTTCTTTCGTGACCAGGGGCACGGATCATTCACCCACGCGACAGCTCCCGTGCGAATCATTTGAGCGGTTTGATTCGGATTCAGCACAACGTGATCGTTGCCGGCGAGGGTGCCCTGGCAGCTCGCAGTTCCAGAAACCTCCTGTATCGTTGTCGAATGGGATGCTCGGGATCAAGCTCGGCGAGTTGCCGCCGAAATTCGCCCCTCACTTCTTGGGCAACCTGTGTGTCATCGCGTGACCGCTCCCTTGCCGCGCTTCTGCGAAAATGCTGCGAGAAGAGGAAACCACCAACCAACACGGTGAGGGCGGAAGCGGCAAGAATCGGTTTTCTCATGATTGAATCGGCGAAATGTCCACAGGTCAGAAATCGAAAGCTTTCTCCCAAGAACCCGTGCCTTCCCACGTGCAGCGCCGTTCCACTGATCCGGAAGTCATCCGAGCAATTTCCTCCGCAACCATGCGGACACGAAGACACCGAACTCGGAGCAGGGCGGTGTCTGGTGCGCAGAGGCTCGGTTTCGTCATTCGGTTTGAAGCGGACTGCGGCGATCGGACAGGATGTGAATGAACGCATCACCATTGGTTGGTGACTCTCCCATGGACCGGTGATCACTCAGAACGGCCGCTGACGTGATCGAGCCGTGTCACCGAACCAACCCTGCCACCAATCATCCAGCCGCAGATGCCTGTTGTGATCAAGGCCGTTCGCTGCAGGGCTTGTCTCAGTTCGCTTTCGTTACCAGCATGATGGAATCTTCGATCGCCGTCAGGCTGTGCAGTTCTTCGGGAGGCAGGAACAGCATCGTCCCCGGCGTCATGGTTTGAGTCTCGCCCATGGTCGTGAACTCAACCTTCCCGGCCACGCACTGGACCGTGATGTCCTTGGCGGCCTTGTGCTCAGGGATCGCTTTGCCGGCCGGCAGCACCAATCGCATCACGTTCATTGGTCCGGTTTGGACCAGCAGTTTCGGCTTGGGCTGGCCGTCGGTGGTGACATCATGCAGGTCGATCAATTGGCCGGCGGGAGTCGTGTTGGTCATCTCAAGTGCTTTCTGAAAGAGGGATCATCATCCAAATGGCCGTGGCGACAGTGCCAGCGACCAAGGTCCAACGGTTCATGAGCCAGAAAACCAGCCCCGGAAGCGGCGGCGACACAAAGTCCGCCCCAAGTGAGCCCAGCGACGATCAAGGACGTGATCAGCGGAATTGCAAGGATCGCGTAGGCACCATGTTCCTTGGGTTTCAACTTCGCCGCCGGTTCAGCAGACAGCCGTTTGGTCGCATCGAATGCCATGCTACTCATGGAACGAACGCCAGATTCGTGAAGGTGCCATCACCATGAAGCCCGGCAGGGCTGGCAAACAAGCTCGCATGCCCGAGCCAGCTCGCAACACATCAGCATCGAACGGTGCCCACACGACTTCCTGCACCGGATGTGAGCGGGCTGGATGTGAGCGGGCCGGGTTGCTGACACGGATGCTGGACGGGTAAACACGCGAAATCTCCTTGACGATCGAACCATCCGCCCATCCTAACGAAACCTGCACACACAGGGGTACAATATCAAAGAAGATTTCCCCGTGGCGAAAAGTCACACCGGCAAGGCAGACGGCTTGGCTGGAGAGGTGTCGCTTCCCGCTGCCACCCTTGTCGCTGGCGACGAGAATCCCGCACTGCATTTGAACTCGCGTCGAAGCAGGTCGGCAGGAATGATCGGGTGCAACGATGTGAGCCGTTTGGGCGTTCGCCCCGGTTGCACGTGGGAGCAACGACGCTACCCAAAACATTCCAAATGATGAAAGCCCCCTGCCGAACTGCTTCGTCGTTCCTCCGTCAGTCAGACTCAACGCAGGACATGCCTCTTATCCAAGCATTGGAGCGAATTGCTGCAGACATGCTTCCTCTCAGCGGCCTAATCGTACGCCGGGAATACGAGTACACACCCAAGCATTGCAGTTGGCTCAATCAAATCGAAATCTGGTTGGGGACTCTGCGGAAGAAACTGACACGCTACGGATCGTTCTGTTCGTTGGACGACTTGCAAGATCGCATTCTTCGTTTCATCGAAGACTACAATCGCACCACGGCCAAACCATATCGATGGACAAGCGATGGTAGACTGCTGTGCAAATAGTAAGCCTGCGACGCTCATTCAGTGTCAACTCGAACATCGAGCACTAGCGTGAACCACATCGAAGTGCCGGTGATCATTAACAAGAGTGGAATGTCCGTCAACGCGAATCGTTTCTGTCCAAATTTGAAGTCGCGAGATTGGATCGCAATCGACGAGGCCATGACGGGTGATGCTCCCAAAGACTTCCTGGCTGTTTATGAATACGGTGCTGGAAGTTGCCGGCGGGCCAACCGACGAACGTGGCCACGATACATCGCGAAAGTTGGTCACAAATGGTATCCCAATGAATCCGTGACGGAGCACCTCATCACCCGAATCGGACAAGCAATCGGCATGGAGATTGCCGAGTCTCGCTTAGCTCACGTGAAAGGACAGCTTCGCTTCCTCAGTCGATACTTTCTGAGTAGTCAAGAGTATCTCCTGCACGGAGCCGATCTTTTTGCTTCCTATCTTCAGGATCATGGCCGCGAATTCGTCGAAGCAGTCGAGAACGAGAACAAAGCACCGGAGTACTTCGACTACGACTTCGCGGTAGACTCGATCAAAGCGATGGTTCCCCAGTCGGCAGACGAGGTTCGGTGCGGGTTCAATCGGATGCTGGCATTTGATGCGTTAGTGGGTAACAACGATCGTCATTTCTTCAACTGGGCAGTAATCTGCCACCCGGAAAGTCATCACCCCCCCCGTTTCAGCCCAATTTACGACACCGCCCGAGCCTTGTTTTGGAACCACACCGAGGAAAAACTGTCTAAGATGAACTTGGACGGGCGTCGTCCCGAAGACGTGTTGCGAAAGTACTGCCGCAATTCAAGTTCCAAGATTGGCGTCGCCGGAGTCGGTCGGGTCAACCATTTCCAGTTGCTCGAATCCATCTTTGATCGTTCACCGGAAATGATCACACAATTCAATATTTTGAACGGCATCGACCGTGAGCCGGTTGATTTGGTAGGAGAGATCTTGAGGGAAGAATTCCGCAATTTGGTATCGCCTTTGCGACGATCTTGGATTTGCCGATTAGTGGAGTACCGCACCGAGCAGTTTCGTCGCGTTCTAGCCGGAGAGACAACCGATGTTTAATAAGTTCATGCGAATGTTTCGTGGCGTTTCAAGTGGCCATGGCGTATCCGACGATCGGTCTGCTGACGCGGTGTTTTTGCTGTGCATGGGTGAACTGCCAATGCTAATCTTGTCGCGGGATGCGACCGGCTGGTCGCTTCGCTACACCGACGAGTTCAAGACGCAGGATCGCGTCTCACCCCTGGTGCCATTTCCTGATGTGGAAAAGGTCTACCGGTCCAAGGAGATCTGGCCGTTCTTTGCCGTGCGGATTCCCAGCATTGCCCGTCCGGAAATTCAACGAACGGTTCGCAGCGAGCAACTGGACTACTCCGACGTCGCCGCGATGTTGTCTCGTTTCGGAAAGCGAAGCATCGCTGACCCATTCGAGCTGCGCCCTCAACCCGTTGGCGGACGACGCGTTGCGGCTATGTGATCAGAGAAGAGTATTGCTTTGGGACCGTTGGGAATTGCAGTGAGTGGATGCAAACGACGATTCACTCGCGTCAGCCATTTCGTCAGAAGTGACGTCAGTCGTCAGCTTTCCCCAACTCCGCTTCAATCTGCTCGATCGTTGGCAACGACGATCGCAAGTCGTCAGGCAGGTGTTCTGTGATCTGGTACTCGCTGACGCCGATGGGTTTGGTGAGGTCGCGGAGAGAGTACTCGACTTTGATGTCGCTTTTACTTTTGCAGATCAGGATTCCGAGCGTGGGGCCGTCGGCTTCGGTGCGGACTTGGCTGTCGACGGCTGAGATGTAGAAGTTCATTTTGCCCGCGTACTCGGGCTTGAACTTGTCGACCTTCAGCTCGATGACGACATAGCAGTGCAGCTTCAAGTGATAGAACAGCAGGTCGATGCTGTACTCATCGCCATCGACGTTGAGCTTGTATTGCCGACCGACGAAGGCGAAGCCCGCACCAAGTTCAAGCAAGAACTTGGTCAATTGGTCCATCAGGCCGTCTTCGAGCTCCCGTTCGTTGTGTCGCTCTGTCAGCGTCAGGAAATCGAAGTTGTACGGATCGCGGAGCAGTTGCCGAGCGAGGTCGCTTTCAGGTTCGGGCAACGTGGCGTCGAAATTGTCGATTGCCTTGCCTTCTCGCAGGTGCAAGCCGGATTCGATCTGGTGGGTCAGAACAGCTCGCGACCAATTGTTCTCGATCGTTTTCTGCACGTAGAAAAGGGCGTCGGCAGGATCGCTGAGCTTTTCCATTATTCGCAGGTTGTGCCCCCAGGGAATTTTCGCCGCAAGCTGTGCCGCACCCTCCGGCAAAGAGGCAACAAGCTGTTGCCCTGTTGGGATGTTCAATTGGGCAACAGCTTGTTGCCCAATTGCAGGGATGCCAGTCCAGAACTGAACCCACTGACGCATGTACTTGAGGTTTCGGTGCGAAAACCCTTTCATCTCGGGGAACTCGGAAGACAGGTCTTTGCCCATTTGCTTCAGGAACCCATCTCCCCACTTGGCCGTTTCCTGCCGCTCGATGATCTGTTCGCCCAGGAACCAATAAAGCTCCAGCATCGCGTAATTGACCGCGACGGCGGCTTTGATCTGCGATCCCTGAATCTGGCTTTTGATCGAAACGATCCAATCGCGATATTCCTTGTCGTTGGTTAGCTCGCTCATCTGGCGTCCTCTTTGACTTCCTTCTTCGTCGCTCGTTTCTTCGCCATGATGGTTTGCTTCCTGCCTGTGCCTCGTGGCGGGAACGGATGAACCTTTTCTTAGGGGGCACTCCGGCTCAAGCCACCGGCATGCGTGATCCGTTTACGCACTTCCGCACGCCCCACGCTCATTCTGCAGGCATTTTAGTGGATTGGGCGGGGTTGGTTAGCGGTCGACTGGGGGGGCTGAAAATGTCATCCACTGGCAATCCGAAAAGCGTGAACGCTTCCGAAGCTGACCGAACCGGCAAAGCAGGGGAAACGAAAGCGGAAGCACCCCCGCGAACGGTTGCACCCCTGGTTGCACCTGATGCAGTCCGAGAGGGTCAAAACGGTCCGTTTCTGTCCCTTCCTGACCAAACTGCGGACGATCGAGCCGAGCCGACCGAACACGAAAAAACCCCGCAAAACACAGGGTTTTGCGGGGTTTTCGATGATGGGCGATACAGAACTCGAATCTGTGACCTCCACGATGTCAACGTCCGAGCAGATTGCGAAAAAACCCCAAAAAACCATAGCGAATCGCGGTGCTGCGGAACGCTTGCACCAATGCTTGCACCAGATTGAAAAGTGCGACGAACGTTCGGTCGCTTCGGTGTTGGTCGATGCCGTGGCTCGGGCGTTGGGGTCGGATGCGGTCGAACGGTTGCTGACGGTGCTGGACGAACAAGCCGAAGCGGTCGCCAATCGGAACGACTGAATCGGCGGGGCGTACGAACTCTCTCTCGACAGTCTGGGCTGCTGTATCGCGGTACTGAGCCGTGAACGCTGGGGAGGACCCAAAGGGCGTAGGTACTACTTGTGCAAGCCGACACGGCGATGCCAAAGGGAACCGCCGCGATACGGAACAGATTGGACAGACACCGCTGCGGGTCCTTCCCTGGATGAATTGCGAAGGCATCGACCGCTGTGCTGCTGAAATCTTGCACAGCCACCGAGCAAACAAGCATCACCACCACCCCCTGCCGTCATTGGGTCCCTCTGAGC includes these proteins:
- a CDS encoding DEAD/DEAH box helicase family protein; translation: MDRSPFLSVDKKDWIAANELAFAFHDRFPVTRGHALVVTRRVVPTWFEASPEEQAALMGLVNVVKQRLDETLDPKPTGYNVGFNCGETAGQTVMHVHVHVIPRYRGDVPDPRGGVRYVIPEKANYLVDETPAQTAQAEAGNATNAPRLELLTGYPDSTLWERLSDRMADARKVDVLASFVQPSGLAVIEGRLFETLQRDAAVRILVSDYLYISHPKALARLLAWQDTVGDDEALRGELRARLVKHKSLSRGPDSFHPKAWRIMDDHGSLVAVGSSNLSKAALETGVEWNLICSSRGHVGVPDDFVEAFDELWQSAEPLTVDLVEQYRLDAKAYRKEHFEPQSIDQTTIPEPRPWQAAALGSLAKLRAEGFAKALISVATGMGKTWLAAFDVRQVGETLTRRPRVLVIAHRSHILSQAEGVLSQLLDDAFEDGDSLAAQTSWYVGSRSELDGELVVASIQKLARPEGLKRLANERFDYVIIDEVHHAEAPTYRRVLAKLDADFVLGLTATPERTDGVDVVSIFDDNLAYHASIGTGIEEGALVPFHYVGIRDTVDFEQVPWRNGRFDPDELEQRVATSERMERLWQAINEHPGERTIVFCCSRRHAKFARDWLRAKGVRSAAVFSGGGGDSYGQSLEQLRDGSLETLCVVDMFNEGLDVPAVDRVVMLRPTESKVVFLQQLGRGLRASMGKTRLLVIDFVGNHRLFAQRMLHLLSLGNHTAQWGDLRNWIQGSPPELPEGCLLDVELEAQDLLKQFLPTGAAAGVEAYRGLRDELGRRPAPSELVTRGYIPGTISRSAGSWFAFAADEGDLNDDEQQTLGLFGNWFKTVETTNLNKSYKMVVLRVLLDQSSFFDPVDLPEFAKRCRTHMLEHPVLRQDLLEGKHAIDHRHASDAEWMTWWIKWPIDRWLDNQNGSRWFKRTGDQMRLAIDCPTELRGSLESMTEELVEGRLARYIQSKRLAESPESTHSFSGKVSHANGKPILFIPTVEKEPGRPVGPTEVQLPSGDGWTFKFVKVACNVAHPQGEKKNRLPELLRQWFGDDAGLPGTDFRVHFKRHEGHWQVEPAGVQDVVAAATERQITEPIAEPENPEWVIEPSVKDSAKYASHVPAVDLVAAAGGFGPEGVPEEIGWIEVADRKLSRGMFAARVIGHSMEPRITSGSLCLFRPCPAGSRQNRLVLVQLNTHADPVDGGRYTVKRYHSTKRADEDGWQHQAIELQPLNPEFSAIQIDEESATDLRVLGEFVEILHESKPDDESH
- a CDS encoding HipA domain-containing protein, producing MNHIEVPVIINKSGMSVNANRFCPNLKSRDWIAIDEAMTGDAPKDFLAVYEYGAGSCRRANRRTWPRYIAKVGHKWYPNESVTEHLITRIGQAIGMEIAESRLAHVKGQLRFLSRYFLSSQEYLLHGADLFASYLQDHGREFVEAVENENKAPEYFDYDFAVDSIKAMVPQSADEVRCGFNRMLAFDALVGNNDRHFFNWAVICHPESHHPPRFSPIYDTARALFWNHTEEKLSKMNLDGRRPEDVLRKYCRNSSSKIGVAGVGRVNHFQLLESIFDRSPEMITQFNILNGIDREPVDLVGEILREEFRNLVSPLRRSWICRLVEYRTEQFRRVLAGETTDV
- a CDS encoding PDDEXK nuclease domain-containing protein, producing MSELTNDKEYRDWIVSIKSQIQGSQIKAAVAVNYAMLELYWFLGEQIIERQETAKWGDGFLKQMGKDLSSEFPEMKGFSHRNLKYMRQWVQFWTGIPAIGQQAVAQLNIPTGQQLVASLPEGAAQLAAKIPWGHNLRIMEKLSDPADALFYVQKTIENNWSRAVLTHQIESGLHLREGKAIDNFDATLPEPESDLARQLLRDPYNFDFLTLTERHNERELEDGLMDQLTKFLLELGAGFAFVGRQYKLNVDGDEYSIDLLFYHLKLHCYVVIELKVDKFKPEYAGKMNFYISAVDSQVRTEADGPTLGILICKSKSDIKVEYSLRDLTKPIGVSEYQITEHLPDDLRSSLPTIEQIEAELGKADD
- a CDS encoding YwiC-like family protein is translated as MAFDATKRLSAEPAAKLKPKEHGAYAILAIPLITSLIVAGLTWGGLCVAAASGAGFLAHEPLDLGRWHCRHGHLDDDPSFRKHLR
- a CDS encoding transposase, whose protein sequence is MPLIQALERIAADMLPLSGLIVRREYEYTPKHCSWLNQIEIWLGTLRKKLTRYGSFCSLDDLQDRILRFIEDYNRTTAKPYRWTSDGRLLCK
- a CDS encoding cupin domain-containing protein, which translates into the protein MTNTTPAGQLIDLHDVTTDGQPKPKLLVQTGPMNVMRLVLPAGKAIPEHKAAKDITVQCVAGKVEFTTMGETQTMTPGTMLFLPPEELHSLTAIEDSIMLVTKAN
- a CDS encoding DUF6884 domain-containing protein — protein: MTKTTLVIVPCGSSKVWSKNPLAGPTIARDAYVGSPFKVNRRYAECVGDQWLILSAKHGFIAPDFVLPGPYEVTFKTKSSGPIDLNTLSQQALDHGLAKFHTVIGLGGKEYRHAIETVFEGSEVELQFPFAGLPIGKAMQAAKRAAEKAIAGTG